From a region of the Desulfatiglans sp. genome:
- a CDS encoding shikimate dehydrogenase, whose translation MDQYTELYGVIGNPVRHSLGPIMHNAAFSQKGVNAVYLTFESDDIEGAVKGMRSLGIKGMSVTIPYKSSVMPFLDELDPLAKEIGAVNTVVNNNNRLIGFNTDASGVLKALEEVVSVNGKSCIIIGAGGAARAIGFILKKNNVKLMIANLSVKRGMELCRSLDAGFIEMEQVPDVKADILINTTPVGMSPVIDICPVPENALRPGMTVMDIIYNPKTTKLLHLAAGRGCRVVEGIGMFIYQGADQFRLWTGKDAPVDVMKKVVEEYLYNE comes from the coding sequence ATCGATCAATATACTGAACTATACGGGGTTATAGGAAATCCGGTCAGGCATTCCCTTGGCCCAATAATGCATAATGCTGCCTTCTCTCAAAAAGGTGTAAATGCAGTTTATCTTACATTTGAATCAGATGATATTGAAGGCGCTGTTAAGGGGATGCGCAGCCTTGGCATAAAGGGTATGAGTGTAACAATCCCCTATAAGTCATCAGTCATGCCATTTCTGGATGAGCTTGATCCCCTTGCAAAAGAGATAGGTGCTGTTAATACTGTGGTAAATAATAATAACAGGCTGATAGGATTTAATACTGATGCATCGGGCGTATTAAAGGCCCTTGAAGAGGTGGTTTCTGTAAATGGAAAGAGCTGCATCATTATTGGTGCAGGGGGCGCTGCACGGGCAATAGGATTTATTCTGAAAAAAAATAATGTAAAGCTGATGATTGCTAACCTGTCAGTTAAAAGAGGCATGGAATTATGCAGGTCTCTTGATGCAGGATTCATAGAGATGGAGCAAGTTCCCGATGTAAAGGCTGATATCCTCATAAATACCACTCCTGTGGGCATGTCCCCTGTTATCGATATTTGCCCTGTTCCTGAAAATGCTTTAAGACCAGGCATGACGGTAATGGACATCATATATAATCCTAAAACAACTAAGCTTCTCCATCTTGCCGCAGGCAGGGGGTGCAGGGTAGTTGAAGGGATTGGCATGTTTATTTATCAGGGGGCTGATCAGTTCAGGCTGTGGACTGGCAAAGATGCCCCTGTGGACGTCATGAAAAAGGTGGTTGAAGAATATCTTTACAATGAATGA
- the aroA gene encoding 3-phosphoshikimate 1-carboxyvinyltransferase, producing the protein MKIIKQKDNLNSTVSIPGSKSLTHRALIAAGLADGKSTLRSFLSCEDTLYTASTLQKLGINIDVTGNITIVHGNGGRFHQSNIKQTIDLGNSGTSYRLLLSVVALARGEFLFTGSDRMKQRPVAYLVDALKSLGVDSSYPDKKGFPPVLINASGIKGGKVKIPGDISSQYISSLLLSGPYAESEIIIEVEGELVSRPYIDLTLDVMKDFGVDVECDDYLSFRIPSRKSYRACEYEIEGDVSSASYFWGAAAITGGSVKTENIHPFKTRQGDIGLLKILEQMGCSVMCEDNSVTVSGGKLRGIKIDMGTMPDMVPTLAVIALFAEGKTEINNVPHLRHKESDRIADTANELRAIGSRVEEKEDGLVIYGGEKLHGAEIDPHNDHRLAMSYAMAGLKIQGIIIKNEGCVIKSFPEFWGLWEIL; encoded by the coding sequence ATGAAAATAATAAAACAAAAAGATAATCTGAACAGCACAGTGAGTATCCCCGGCTCAAAAAGCCTTACCCACAGGGCGCTTATTGCAGCCGGTCTTGCAGATGGAAAGAGTACGCTTAGATCTTTTTTATCATGTGAGGATACACTTTATACCGCAAGCACGCTTCAAAAGTTAGGCATAAATATTGATGTCACCGGTAATATTACAATTGTGCATGGTAATGGCGGGCGATTTCACCAGTCGAACATTAAGCAGACGATTGACCTTGGTAATTCAGGTACATCCTACAGGCTTCTTTTATCAGTAGTGGCCCTCGCCAGAGGAGAATTTCTCTTTACCGGGAGTGACAGGATGAAACAAAGACCAGTCGCCTATCTTGTTGATGCCCTGAAAAGTTTAGGAGTTGATTCATCATATCCAGATAAAAAAGGTTTTCCACCTGTATTAATAAATGCCAGCGGGATCAAGGGCGGTAAGGTAAAGATTCCAGGTGACATAAGCAGCCAGTACATATCTTCACTCCTGCTTTCAGGGCCATATGCAGAATCGGAGATTATTATAGAGGTGGAAGGGGAGCTTGTATCCAGGCCATATATAGATCTTACACTGGATGTAATGAAGGATTTCGGGGTAGATGTGGAGTGTGATGATTATCTCTCTTTTAGAATCCCTTCCCGGAAATCATACAGGGCGTGCGAATATGAGATAGAGGGGGATGTCTCATCAGCATCCTATTTCTGGGGCGCTGCAGCCATAACAGGGGGCAGTGTTAAAACAGAGAATATACATCCATTTAAAACAAGGCAGGGAGATATCGGGCTTTTAAAGATCCTGGAGCAAATGGGTTGCAGTGTAATGTGCGAAGATAATTCTGTAACAGTGAGTGGGGGGAAGTTAAGGGGAATAAAAATTGATATGGGAACAATGCCTGACATGGTTCCCACCCTTGCGGTTATCGCCCTTTTTGCAGAAGGAAAAACCGAGATAAATAATGTCCCGCACCTCAGACACAAGGAAAGTGACAGGATAGCTGATACTGCAAATGAGTTAAGGGCTATCGGCAGCAGGGTTGAGGAAAAGGAGGATGGACTTGTTATTTATGGAGGAGAAAAACTTCATGGTGCTGAGATAGACCCGCATAATGACCACCGCCTTGCCATGAGCTATGCAATGGCAGGTCTAAAGATTCAGGGTATTATAATTAAGAATGAAGGGTGTGTTATAAAATCCTTCCCGGAATTCTGGGGATTATGGGAAATATTATAA
- a CDS encoding bifunctional chorismate mutase/prephenate dehydratase, with protein sequence MELKDIRKKIDLLDSRILRILNYRMELALMAKKLKTSIEDKDREREIIERIRLNSTGLINSEFVEKVYTEIIKESKALQQRDYRLIGFQGEHGAYGEVALRAWNSEWVSVPCSNYSAVFEGIKKGLFDYGIVAVENTLGGVVGEVNELLVNAGLYVVGAVELPVYLCLMTLPGTDHRDIRSVYSSSQALGQCRNFLERNHLEPLQYYDSAGAAKMLAEETPKSSAVIASKLSAEIYDLEVIKEDIDDFERNMTRFLILSAKEDVAEGDKCSILFSTAHRAGTLFNVLEIFAKHDINLTRIGSIQSGAGNYTFFLDFIGSNRDEKVVASMEQIKKVTSSLRFMGCYKEKRVN encoded by the coding sequence ATGGAACTAAAAGATATAAGAAAAAAGATAGACCTTCTTGACTCAAGGATTTTAAGGATACTTAATTACCGCATGGAACTGGCATTAATGGCAAAAAAATTAAAGACCAGCATTGAAGATAAAGACAGGGAAAGAGAGATCATCGAAAGGATCAGGCTCAATTCAACAGGGCTTATAAATTCCGAATTTGTTGAAAAGGTTTATACAGAGATAATTAAGGAGAGCAAGGCCCTTCAGCAGAGGGATTACAGGTTGATAGGGTTTCAGGGCGAGCATGGGGCCTATGGCGAAGTAGCCTTAAGGGCATGGAACAGTGAATGGGTATCTGTTCCCTGTTCAAATTATTCAGCGGTTTTTGAAGGGATAAAAAAAGGGTTGTTTGATTACGGTATAGTTGCGGTTGAAAACACCCTTGGTGGGGTGGTTGGCGAGGTGAATGAACTCCTCGTTAATGCAGGTCTCTATGTTGTAGGTGCAGTGGAGCTGCCGGTTTACCTCTGCCTTATGACTCTTCCAGGGACTGACCATCGTGATATCAGGAGCGTATATTCAAGTTCCCAGGCACTCGGGCAGTGTCGTAATTTTCTTGAGAGAAATCATCTTGAGCCTCTCCAGTATTATGATTCTGCGGGTGCAGCAAAGATGCTTGCAGAGGAGACACCGAAATCATCAGCGGTTATTGCAAGTAAACTTTCCGCTGAGATATATGACCTGGAGGTCATTAAAGAGGATATAGATGACTTTGAGAGAAACATGACCAGGTTTCTTATCCTCTCGGCAAAGGAGGATGTTGCAGAGGGCGATAAATGCTCAATACTTTTTTCAACGGCCCATCGTGCGGGCACCCTGTTTAATGTGCTTGAGATATTTGCAAAACATGATATCAACCTGACCCGTATCGGCTCGATCCAGAGCGGGGCTGGCAATTACACCTTTTTCCTTGATTTTATAGGTTCAAACAGGGATGAAAAGGTGGTTGCTTCAATGGAACAGATAAAGAAGGTAACTTCAAGTTTAAGGTTTATGGGCTGTTATAAAGAGAAGAGGGTCAATTAA
- the ccsB gene encoding c-type cytochrome biogenesis protein CcsB — MMSGTILNYITFFYFFSFLFYLLLMIVEKKTFGKIATIITATGFAGHTTAIILRWIESYQMGIGRAPLSNMYESLVFFSWTVILLYLIIEWRIGNKSIGVFATPIAFLIMAYSSFSNSEIQPLLPALKSNWLISHVITCFFGYAAFALSFALSIMYLLKGRITKTSGDIIQRLIPDLEVLEELSYQMVVIGFIMLTLGIITGAVWANSAWGTYWSWDPKETWSLITWFVYAAMLHSRLISGWRGKRLAVFSIIGFCCVIFTYLGVNLLLSGLHSYGSS, encoded by the coding sequence ATTATGAGCGGCACAATTTTAAACTACATCACCTTTTTTTATTTCTTCTCTTTTCTATTCTACCTTCTTCTGATGATTGTAGAAAAAAAGACATTCGGGAAGATCGCCACAATTATTACAGCCACAGGGTTTGCTGGCCATACTACAGCCATTATACTCAGATGGATAGAATCATACCAGATGGGCATAGGCAGGGCGCCGCTATCCAATATGTATGAGTCACTGGTATTTTTTTCATGGACAGTTATTCTTCTGTACCTCATTATCGAATGGCGGATAGGGAACAAAAGCATAGGTGTATTCGCTACGCCTATAGCCTTCCTGATTATGGCTTATTCATCCTTTTCAAACAGCGAGATACAACCCCTTCTTCCTGCATTAAAAAGCAACTGGCTCATATCCCATGTTATAACATGCTTTTTTGGTTATGCGGCCTTTGCACTTTCATTTGCATTAAGCATAATGTATCTTTTGAAAGGCAGGATAACAAAAACATCCGGAGATATTATCCAGAGACTGATCCCTGATCTCGAAGTGCTTGAAGAACTCAGTTACCAGATGGTTGTCATAGGTTTTATAATGCTCACGCTGGGGATTATAACAGGGGCTGTATGGGCCAACTCTGCATGGGGCACCTACTGGAGCTGGGACCCTAAAGAAACATGGTCGCTTATAACATGGTTTGTGTACGCTGCCATGCTGCATTCACGCCTGATTTCAGGCTGGCGCGGTAAAAGGCTCGCTGTATTTTCTATTATTGGTTTCTGTTGTGTAATCTTTACATACCTGGGTGTAAACCTGCTTCTTTCAGGGCTTCACAGCTATGGCTCATCATAG
- a CDS encoding LysE family transporter, whose amino-acid sequence MTDSLTYITSAFLLGLSGLIPGPLLTLVISETLKHGTKEGFKVAASPLITDLPIIVVTILVMSRIVNIDYLLGMIAFGGSIFLIYLAFESISFKGINHEGATDQVNVIKKGIIANLLNPSPYVFWFTIGAPTILKAYHEGFIYAILFIIIFYSLLIGSKVVIAAITGKSRHILSSRFYLYLIRFLGVVMFIFAIYFIKSGISYFSISFPI is encoded by the coding sequence ATGACAGATAGCCTTACATATATCACCTCTGCTTTTCTTCTGGGCCTGAGCGGGTTGATCCCAGGCCCATTATTGACCCTTGTGATATCTGAAACCCTCAAACACGGCACAAAAGAGGGGTTCAAGGTTGCTGCGTCCCCGCTCATTACAGACCTGCCCATAATAGTTGTTACAATCCTTGTTATGTCAAGGATCGTAAATATTGATTACCTCCTGGGTATGATTGCCTTTGGCGGGAGCATCTTCCTCATATATCTTGCATTTGAAAGCATTTCATTCAAGGGTATTAACCATGAAGGGGCGACAGATCAGGTAAATGTCATCAAAAAGGGAATAATCGCTAACCTTCTTAATCCAAGTCCATATGTGTTCTGGTTTACAATAGGCGCACCAACTATATTAAAGGCTTACCATGAAGGTTTTATATATGCGATACTCTTTATCATTATATTTTACTCTCTCCTGATCGGTTCAAAGGTGGTTATTGCTGCAATCACAGGGAAATCAAGACACATCCTGAGCAGCCGATTCTATTTATACCTGATAAGATTTCTGGGAGTGGTTATGTTCATATTTGCAATATATTTCATTAAAAGCGGGATATCATATTTTTCCATTTCTTTTCCCATATGA
- the pheA gene encoding prephenate dehydratase codes for MEKNEPSCVCYLGPEATFSHEAATMLFSGNTLLKGAETIEDIFIMVVNNECEQGVVPIENSCEGTVNITQDLFNKYDVNICAEYYLSVRQNLLSREKSINGIRRVYSHPQAIAQCRSWLRSNMPGIEVYELSSTALAAKTVKVEPNAGAIGGRFAAERYGLNILYEGIEDDKSNVTRFFVIGKESPKPTGEDKTSIMFFLKDRPGTLYKCLSVLADREINMTRIESRPAKTLKWEYLFFVDIEGHREDVNLDAALREMERDCVFLKILGSYPRIPRG; via the coding sequence ATGGAAAAAAATGAACCATCATGTGTCTGCTATCTTGGCCCAGAGGCAACATTTTCTCACGAGGCGGCAACCATGCTTTTCAGCGGTAATACGCTTCTTAAAGGTGCGGAGACCATTGAGGATATCTTTATAATGGTTGTAAACAACGAGTGTGAGCAGGGTGTTGTACCAATAGAAAACTCCTGCGAAGGGACAGTAAACATCACACAGGATCTCTTTAATAAATATGATGTCAATATATGCGCAGAATATTATTTAAGTGTCAGGCAAAACCTTTTGAGCAGAGAGAAAAGTATTAATGGCATTCGCAGGGTTTACTCTCATCCACAGGCAATTGCCCAGTGCAGATCATGGTTAAGATCAAATATGCCGGGAATAGAGGTTTATGAGCTCTCCAGTACAGCGCTTGCTGCAAAAACAGTAAAGGTGGAGCCTAATGCAGGGGCAATTGGAGGCCGTTTTGCGGCTGAAAGATATGGTCTTAATATCCTTTATGAGGGGATAGAGGATGATAAAAGCAATGTTACAAGGTTTTTTGTCATTGGAAAAGAAAGCCCGAAACCAACCGGGGAGGATAAGACATCCATCATGTTCTTTCTTAAAGACAGACCAGGCACACTGTACAAATGTCTTTCTGTGCTTGCTGACAGGGAGATTAACATGACAAGGATTGAGTCAAGGCCTGCAAAGACATTAAAATGGGAATATCTCTTTTTTGTAGATATAGAAGGTCACAGGGAGGATGTAAATTTGGATGCCGCCCTGAGGGAGATGGAAAGAGATTGTGTGTTCCTGAAAATACTGGGCTCCTATCCCAGAATTCCAAGAGGTTAA
- a CDS encoding type II toxin-antitoxin system prevent-host-death family antitoxin, whose protein sequence is MKTILATLSASISELKRNPSALLQEAEGNPIIILNHNRPAAYLIPAETYEAMLDFIDDHELGVIIKQRQDEKSEAVEVLIDDI, encoded by the coding sequence ATGAAAACCATATTAGCAACTTTATCTGCAAGCATATCCGAACTTAAAAGAAATCCCAGTGCATTATTGCAGGAGGCAGAAGGGAATCCCATTATTATCCTGAACCATAACAGACCCGCAGCTTACCTGATACCTGCAGAAACCTATGAAGCGATGCTCGATTTTATTGATGATCATGAACTTGGTGTAATTATAAAACAGCGTCAAGATGAAAAATCAGAAGCTGTAGAGGTCTTGATTGATGACATATAA
- a CDS encoding type II toxin-antitoxin system PemK/MazF family toxin, whose translation MGDIYWVRFGASNDSVPSGKRPAIIIQNNILNSSNIRTTVVSLLTSNTKFSLIPGNVLLEKGAANLPKTSVAVVSQIATVDKERLLEKIGSLDNNTLEHVLKGCQMVVSRLMDLI comes from the coding sequence ATGGGTGATATATACTGGGTAAGGTTTGGTGCGTCTAACGATTCCGTACCATCAGGGAAAAGACCTGCGATAATAATCCAGAATAATATCCTGAATAGCAGTAATATTAGAACAACAGTTGTCTCACTGCTCACATCCAATACAAAATTTTCATTGATACCCGGCAATGTTTTATTAGAGAAGGGTGCTGCAAATCTGCCTAAAACAAGCGTAGCGGTTGTCAGTCAGATAGCAACTGTGGATAAAGAAAGACTCCTTGAGAAGATCGGCTCTCTCGATAACAATACCCTTGAACATGTACTGAAAGGCTGTCAAATGGTTGTTTCCAGGTTAATGGATTTAATATGA
- the aroF gene encoding 3-deoxy-7-phosphoheptulonate synthase, whose product MKNLKLTTIKAKDQARTLIKVRDVTIGQGFTVIAGPCSIESEEQAVETAIKVKEAGADILRGGAFKPRTSPYAFQGLGIKGLQILEKAGKASGLPVVTEVLDPRDVSWVCEYVDILQVGTRNMQNFSLLKEVGKAGKPVLLKRGMFSTLSEWLSCAEYVLAEGNPNVILCERGIRTFESYTRNTLDLAIVPSIKEVSHLPVIVDPSHGTGRLSLVERMCLASIAAGADGVMVEVHRNPAEALCDGDQSLSPPMFMSMMKKIRQLQECMIMIDNQK is encoded by the coding sequence ATGAAAAATCTAAAACTTACCACAATTAAGGCGAAGGATCAGGCTAGAACCCTTATCAAGGTTAGGGATGTAACAATCGGACAAGGGTTCACAGTTATTGCAGGCCCATGCAGTATTGAGAGTGAAGAACAGGCAGTTGAAACCGCAATTAAGGTAAAGGAGGCAGGCGCTGACATATTGAGGGGCGGGGCATTCAAGCCCAGGACATCTCCATACGCATTTCAGGGCTTAGGGATTAAAGGACTTCAGATACTTGAAAAGGCAGGTAAGGCATCTGGTCTTCCGGTTGTAACAGAGGTGCTTGATCCGCGCGATGTGTCATGGGTGTGCGAGTATGTGGATATACTCCAGGTCGGCACAAGGAACATGCAGAACTTTTCACTTTTAAAGGAGGTTGGCAAGGCAGGTAAACCGGTACTTCTTAAAAGGGGCATGTTTTCTACCCTGAGCGAGTGGCTCAGTTGCGCTGAGTATGTGCTTGCAGAGGGAAACCCGAATGTGATTTTATGTGAAAGGGGTATAAGGACATTTGAATCATATACGAGAAACACCCTTGACCTTGCAATTGTGCCATCAATAAAGGAGGTGTCACATCTGCCTGTTATTGTGGACCCTTCACATGGTACTGGGCGGTTAAGCCTTGTTGAGAGGATGTGTCTGGCATCAATTGCAGCCGGTGCAGATGGCGTAATGGTTGAGGTACACCGGAATCCGGCAGAGGCCCTTTGTGATGGTGATCAGAGCCTTTCACCGCCTATGTTTATGAGCATGATGAAGAAGATAAGGCAACTGCAGGAATGTATGATAATGATTGATAATCAAAAATAG
- the aroD gene encoding type I 3-dehydroquinate dehydratase, with protein MARKKYLLCIPIVAKDTRGALKKISEAKEHTDIFELRLDLMDSFDLHDIIQAAERPVIVTYRSVKEGGQGTHDPLTIVSYLKSAADANAACIDVELSMPAKLRNEIIKNRKNSRIIISTHIMEYTPPEGDLLFLLDESIRVGGDIVKIVTMARSIEDNLRMLELVSEAGEMGADIIAFCMGPLGRMSRVFSPLMGGYLTFASLEEGEESAAGQIPVQEMKRLLEYFKI; from the coding sequence ATGGCAAGGAAAAAATATTTACTCTGTATACCAATAGTTGCAAAAGATACCAGGGGGGCCTTAAAAAAAATATCTGAGGCTAAAGAACACACAGATATTTTTGAACTCCGCCTTGATCTTATGGATTCATTTGATCTACATGATATAATCCAGGCAGCAGAAAGACCGGTTATTGTAACCTATCGATCGGTAAAAGAAGGAGGGCAGGGCACGCACGACCCTTTAACCATAGTAAGTTACCTGAAAAGTGCGGCTGATGCCAATGCGGCCTGTATTGATGTTGAACTGAGTATGCCTGCTAAACTGCGTAATGAGATTATTAAAAACAGGAAAAACAGCCGTATTATTATTTCCACACATATAATGGAATATACTCCACCGGAAGGCGATTTATTATTTCTTCTTGATGAAAGTATCAGGGTCGGCGGTGATATAGTAAAGATAGTCACCATGGCCAGGAGCATTGAAGACAACCTGAGAATGCTGGAACTGGTTTCTGAAGCAGGGGAAATGGGCGCGGATATAATTGCGTTTTGCATGGGGCCGCTGGGACGAATGAGCAGGGTGTTCAGTCCTCTTATGGGGGGATATTTAACCTTTGCTTCACTTGAAGAAGGTGAAGAGTCTGCTGCTGGGCAGATCCCGGTTCAGGAGATGAAACGACTACTTGAGTATTTTAAGATATAA
- a CDS encoding type II toxin-antitoxin system RelE/ParE family toxin — protein sequence MTYKLKFLPSALKEWEKLDRSIKDQFRKKLHERLENPHIPSAQLHGFKNHYKIKLLSSGYRLVYEVIDNELYILVIVVGKREKGAVYNIMKKRRP from the coding sequence ATGACATATAAGTTAAAATTTCTTCCTTCTGCTCTTAAAGAATGGGAAAAACTTGACAGGTCAATAAAAGATCAGTTTAGAAAGAAACTTCATGAAAGACTTGAAAACCCGCACATCCCTTCAGCGCAACTTCATGGTTTTAAAAATCACTATAAAATTAAATTACTAAGCTCGGGATACAGACTTGTTTATGAAGTAATCGACAACGAACTGTATATCCTTGTTATTGTGGTCGGGAAAAGAGAAAAAGGTGCAGTATATAATATTATGAAAAAACGCAGACCATAA
- the aroC gene encoding chorismate synthase yields the protein MAGNSFGEIFRITTFGESHGQGIGVVVDGCPPSIMLKKLDFDLEMARRRPGTGEFDTPRKEEDDVEILSGVFEDRTTGAPIALFIKNRDARAKSYDYMKNLFRPGHGDYTYHMKYGHYDYRGAGRYSARETAARVAAGVIAGKILSQAGIKVIAYTVELGGIGIETKDLSVIADNPLYCPDMKKYKEIEKALSEAKANGDSLGGVIEVLVKGCPAGLGEPVFDKLSADLAKAIMSIGAVKGIEIGAGFEAARLKGSQNNDPLTLSGFSSNNAGGILAGISNGDDIILRAAVKPIPSIAIEQDTVDKNRNPEKIKSSGRFDVTAIPRVIPVMEAMVKITLADHFLRSMIMENYNKLQDAES from the coding sequence ATGGCAGGTAATTCATTTGGAGAGATATTCAGGATCACAACCTTTGGGGAATCACATGGTCAGGGGATAGGTGTGGTTGTAGATGGGTGCCCCCCCAGTATAATGCTGAAGAAGTTAGATTTTGATCTTGAGATGGCAAGGAGAAGGCCGGGGACAGGTGAGTTTGACACACCCAGAAAAGAAGAGGATGATGTGGAAATCCTCTCCGGTGTCTTTGAAGACCGCACAACCGGTGCGCCCATTGCCCTTTTTATAAAGAACAGGGATGCGAGGGCTAAATCATATGACTACATGAAAAACCTGTTCAGGCCAGGTCATGGTGATTACACCTATCACATGAAGTATGGCCATTATGATTACAGGGGTGCAGGAAGGTATTCAGCTAGGGAGACCGCTGCAAGGGTTGCGGCAGGTGTAATCGCAGGAAAGATCCTCTCACAGGCAGGCATAAAGGTGATTGCCTATACTGTTGAGCTGGGCGGGATAGGCATAGAGACAAAGGACCTTTCAGTGATTGCGGATAACCCTTTGTACTGCCCTGACATGAAAAAATACAAAGAAATTGAGAAAGCCCTTTCAGAGGCAAAGGCGAATGGCGATTCACTTGGCGGGGTTATTGAGGTGCTGGTAAAAGGGTGCCCGGCGGGCTTAGGTGAACCGGTCTTTGATAAACTCTCCGCTGACCTTGCCAAGGCCATTATGTCCATAGGGGCAGTCAAGGGTATTGAAATAGGCGCCGGGTTTGAGGCCGCAAGGCTAAAAGGGTCACAGAATAATGATCCCCTTACGCTATCTGGTTTCAGCTCAAACAATGCAGGGGGGATACTTGCAGGCATATCAAATGGTGATGATATAATACTCAGGGCAGCAGTTAAACCCATTCCCTCAATAGCTATAGAGCAGGATACAGTTGATAAGAATAGAAACCCTGAAAAGATAAAGAGTTCAGGCAGATTTGATGTAACGGCCATTCCAAGGGTTATCCCTGTTATGGAGGCAATGGTTAAGATAACGCTTGCCGATCATTTTCTCCGCAGCATGATTATGGAAAACTATAATAAATTACAGGATGCAGAATCTTAA
- a CDS encoding cytochrome c biogenesis protein ResB produces MNKTQTNPIWNFLCSVKLTIFILVLLAATSIIGTIIPQEGADSLFIKELGPVVGKIVISLELYNMYQSFWFRLIIFILSINLIACTLNKFPGTLKIYGRLPSPDREKIFSHVSPDRIIKSSIMKNDAFSIVKGLIVKQFSRTVEKQTEKAAYFYGDKGRYSLFGVYIVHLSVLLILAGSITGSLFGFKGYINILEGESIDYVSLAGQNRHNQIDLGFTVSCDKFTVDFYNNGQPKEYKSDIRFSIDGNTVKQGHLLVNHPLTFMGITFYQSSYGSVPGDEAFITVHQKGYEELIKLKIEKGKPSPLPNNGGEITLKEIRDNFMRMGPAIKVHIKSLAGEDADIWLFKNYEDIRQRFSMEFEQFPMFDPSIIEPYTFSLDGVESAYYTGLQVNKDPGVPLIYAGFFAIVLGLIMTFFTSHRRVWIRIDEESNITTISIAGYANKNPVGMGRELDRITRQLTIKLEEKNN; encoded by the coding sequence ATGAATAAAACGCAAACAAACCCCATATGGAATTTTCTCTGTTCAGTAAAGCTTACCATTTTCATCCTTGTACTGCTTGCTGCAACATCAATAATAGGCACAATAATTCCCCAGGAAGGGGCTGACTCACTGTTTATAAAAGAGCTTGGCCCTGTTGTTGGAAAGATAGTAATCTCCCTTGAATTATACAACATGTATCAGTCTTTCTGGTTCAGGTTGATCATCTTTATCCTTTCAATCAACCTGATCGCCTGCACATTAAATAAATTCCCCGGCACATTAAAGATATATGGAAGGCTCCCCTCTCCTGACCGGGAAAAGATATTTTCACATGTCAGCCCTGACAGGATCATAAAAAGCAGCATTATGAAAAATGATGCGTTTTCTATAGTAAAAGGGCTTATTGTAAAGCAATTCTCCAGGACAGTAGAAAAGCAGACTGAAAAAGCCGCCTATTTTTACGGGGATAAAGGTCGTTATTCCCTTTTCGGTGTGTATATTGTCCATTTAAGTGTTCTTCTCATTTTAGCCGGGTCAATTACCGGGTCATTATTCGGATTCAAGGGATACATAAATATCCTTGAGGGGGAATCTATTGATTATGTCTCATTGGCCGGTCAAAATAGACACAACCAAATAGACTTAGGCTTTACAGTAAGCTGCGATAAATTCACGGTTGATTTTTATAATAATGGCCAGCCAAAGGAATACAAAAGCGATATCAGGTTTTCTATTGATGGAAATACAGTAAAGCAGGGACACCTTCTTGTTAATCACCCGCTAACCTTTATGGGTATTACCTTTTACCAGTCAAGTTACGGATCTGTACCTGGTGATGAGGCATTTATAACTGTCCATCAAAAAGGTTATGAAGAACTGATAAAATTGAAAATAGAAAAAGGTAAACCAAGCCCCCTGCCGAATAATGGCGGAGAGATTACTCTCAAGGAGATACGTGACAACTTTATGAGAATGGGACCGGCCATAAAGGTTCACATTAAATCACTTGCTGGCGAAGATGCTGATATCTGGCTTTTTAAAAATTATGAGGATATCAGGCAACGGTTTTCCATGGAGTTTGAACAATTCCCAATGTTTGATCCTTCAATTATTGAACCATATACCTTTTCCCTGGATGGGGTTGAATCTGCCTACTATACAGGTTTACAGGTCAATAAAGACCCTGGAGTACCTCTTATTTATGCCGGTTTTTTTGCTATTGTGCTGGGTCTTATTATGACATTTTTTACCTCCCACAGACGCGTATGGATAAGGATAGATGAAGAAAGTAATATAACGACCATCAGTATCGCTGGCTATGCAAATAAAAACCCGGTAGGAATGGGAAGAGAGCTTGACAGGATTACCAGACAGTTAACTATAAAATTAGAGGAGAAGAATAACTGA